Below is a window of Dictyostelium discoideum AX4 chromosome 1 chromosome, whole genome shotgun sequence DNA.
TCCCTCCTCTCAACTTTAAAtttcataaataaatatgaattTCAGTGTTGAAGAGAAAACTCTTTTAGGTTTaggtttatttaatatattattattattaatatttataattcattttagtataatatataatttatcaaaaaaaagagttaaaACATATGTAAATAATGGGCCCAATATAAACCCCACTTCGACAGATGACGAATATGGTATTGAATTAACTgataatactaaaaaaaatcaaatacctgttaataataataataataataataataataataataataataataataataataataataataataataataataatataattaataatgtaaatgaaaattataatagtagtaaaaatattagaaaattatttagataTATTGAATTTAAGAATAGAAGGAATTATATGGGATTAATGTCAGAATGTATTGCATCATTAActatatttgaattgttgatattggtattggttATGTTTGATAAATTACATATTGCAGCAGGAATTGTGTTGATGTTATttggatttattttattttggacAATTTGGGTTGTACCAATTGACgatgataaatttttaaaatcaacatttaaaattgaaaatggttttAAAAGGTTCATTAAAAgacaatcatttaaatttaaaattggtaatttaaaaaagaaccAAAGATATTGGTATTGCTTAATACCAGCATTGACCGCGATACTATTGGTTACCATACTTTTAGAGGGAACTTGTGAGGACCAATTATCATTCATCGATTCGAGAATCATGAGAAAATATATGAATCCCACATGTGCGACTTCTGGCGAACCGTGTCTCATTTACCTAACATTAAACCAACAACCAAGTACGAGTATAATTGCCAACTTTCACACCTCCTCGAGAAAGGGCGACCCCGAGCCCAACCCAATCTGTCTCTACGACACCACGCCTATGGGCAATAACACATCGGGCTATCGTTATATAGCCTATGGTAATTACTATAAGATGCCATTGGAGGTGATTAGATACGTCAATTGGGTGCATATTGAAGGATTGCAGCCAAAGACATCCTACTACTTCACCTGTGGAACTTGGAAAAACGGGTTCTCACAtgaaagaaaatttaaaactcaATCTGATAATCCAAAAGATGGTTATAGTTTTGTTGTGGGTGGCGATGTTGATATCACTGCCGATGCTGCCACTTTATTGAAAACCTCGGCATTGAAGAATCCAGATTTCGCAATGATTGGTGGTGATTTAGCTTATGACCATGCCCAATATACTTGCTATAGAATCGTTGATAAATGGCTAAACAATTGGCAATACAAAATGATATCGGCAACAGGTTATACCATTCCTTTGATTGCTTCAATTGGTAATCATGAAGTAATTGGTGACTATGATGCACCCTCACACAGAATACCCTTCTTTAAGAGATATTTCCCACAAATGACAAAACGAGAGGACCCTGGTGATGGCAATAATGTAGATGACAGGAAAACTTACAATACAATCAATATCGGTGGTCCAAATGGTACTGTAATCTTTAATTTAGATAGTGGTCATCATTCATCACTAAGTGAACAAGCAATTTGGATGAATCaacaattatcatcatcaccatcatcatcttcttcaatgaattttaattcaacTCAATTACGTTTCTCAATTTATCATGTACCAATGTATCCAACTATTAGAGAATATTCAAATCCAAAATCAACTGCTATTCGTGATAATTGGTTATCAacttttgataaatttaaatttaatattgctTTTGAAAATCATGATCATGCTTATAAACGTACTTTACCATTATTCAATAACACTGTTATTAATGGTActaatagtggtggtggtggtcaATCTTCAACACTTTATATTGGTGATGGTAGTGCTGGAACTGGAATTAGGCCATTACCAAGTTCAAGTTTGAAGTGGTATCAAgctttttcaaaatcaactcATTATATTACACTTATCAATGTTATTCCAACAAATAGAACAATAACTTTCAATTCTTTCgatacaaataatagtacTTTTGATAGTGGTTATATTacttattaataataaaaaaaaaaaaaaaaaataaaataaaaagtgatAAAAAgttgacaaaaaaaaaaaaaaaaaaaaaaaaaaaaaaatcggcTGGTCATTTTCCAGGTTGAAAAcctggaaaaaaaataaataaaaaaaaaaaggaagatattttcatttttttttttttttttttttgattagtttcctaataaaaaaatcaattggaatttcacattttattttttttatttttttttttattttttttttttaattaaaaaaatgcaacaaaaaaataaaaaataaaaaataaaaaataaaaaataaaaaaaaaataaataaataaaaaaattattcttcTTATCGAAAAGAAGTtggttgattttttttaatgaaacaTGACGATATGAATTATATACCTAATTCCTTTTTCCACGatttcagttttttttttttttttttaatttttttttttttttttttttttttttattttttatttaaatttttttttttttttttttttttttttttgatatttcaaaattttggAACAGAGACAATTGCTTAGAATAACAACAGTgttcaattgttttattttgtaaaattacaTATAGGGATTTGGTCACCACAATTACcctttaaaaatattaatatttatacatatatatataaaatataaaaaataaaaaaaaaaaaaataaaaaaaaaaaaaaaataaaaaaaatatatataaaaataataaaaatattgtaataatacatatatatgtataaatataaatcatttaaaaaatacaataacccataaaaaaaaaattaaaaccctTAAAGGTAAGTCGGAAAGCCAGTCCAACtggaatttaaaatttttatttgtgcACACTTTCATGtgttttttccaaatttttcaaaattggGCGCACAATTCCAAAAAATCtagattattttattttattttttttattttattttattttattttttttttttttcaattttttttttcttgtaaCCCTGTGCGAAAATTTTAACGTTAATTCACTcgaattatttttatgatgAAATGGAGCGTCAAATGATGAATGTGAAAGaatgtcatttttttttttattttgtatttttttttaattattttattttattttatttttttttttttttttttttttttttttttttttttttttttttttttttctttctttttttgtggTAATGAACAGTTGTAACTAAGggtacataaaaaaaaaaaacccatcCCATCTTTGccttatattttttttaataaataaattaattttttaattattaattttctttttttttttttttttttttttattgttgtttattattattttgttttttttaaaaaaaataaaataaaataaaataaaaaaacattatttagTTGTTGGTATTAGTAATTCACctaatttctaaatttgtttttacaATTCCTTAATAAAGGTATGTTTGAATCACATTCGATTaatatagtttttatttttttttattttttatattgatattttttttttttttttttttttttttttttttttttttttttgttgatttacagatatatatattttttttttttttttttttttacatttcttttttttttcttttctttttttctttctttttttttttcctttctttttttttttatagttgtatctaaataataaaaaaaaaaaaagaataaaaaaaaaaaaagaaaaaaaaggggtATGATATACAGGAAATTCCGATTTGGAATTAATTGTGTGTGGGTGAcaacaaaaccaattaaaaaaaaatttaaaaaattaaaaaaataaaaaaaataataaaataaataaactgaCAAATTTGTCATcatcataaaaaaatatcccaTCTATTGTTTTGGGTTATTTttagtgtgtgtgtgtgaatacaaacaaatattaaaatgagAGGGACccatagaaaaaaaaaaaaaaaaaaaaaaaaaaaaaaaacaccacaTCAATTTTTTATGACATAATatgttaattattttattatttttttttttcattatataatttaaatatttaaacatAATAGCAACATACATGTAAATgtttacaataaaaaatacaaaacaCACAGCTATAACCACACCAACCACCATTTatataaatcttttaatttttttttttatttttttttttttattttttttttttcctcacataatatttatttcacCTTTCAATGAAAGTGACGGAGTATATAAAAGATACTAGCCGACATAAATACACACACAtacacataaaaaaaaaaaaaaaaaaaggggaatttcacaaaaataaaataaattaaaataaaaaataaaaaaataattaaataaacaccctttttcttttattattttaatatttttttttttttttttttttttatttagtatttaatttattttcacatttaataatagctcctataaaataaaaataagaaataattttagttctttttatttttttatttatttttatttttaatcaaaaaaaaaaaaaaacaaaaaaaaaaaaaaaaaaaaaaaagggaataAAACGATTTATTCTCtaattttaatcttttttttttttttttttattttccaaaaataatttcattgcccatatttagaaataatattaatggaagggttttttttttttttctttataataattaattaattaatagatAGTAGTAacagaattaaataattatttatttatttatttatttatttatttatttattttttaatagtaataataataataataataataatattagtagtaataataataataataatatatataataaaaaaaaaaatgggagTACAACAACAATCGGAATTACCAAGTCAAACATCAGCAAAATATTTCTCACTTAGAGAAGATGTTAGTACAGAGTCATTATCAGATATTGATTCACAAAcagatataaataatacagGAAATAGTGGTAAAGATTATAGTTCACCACCAAGATTATCATTATGGGGGTGGTATACACCATCACAATATCGTGGTAATAGTAGTGGAGTCACTATGAAGAATTTATCAGCATCAGAGGACAGCATTTCATTATCAAGTTTagatcatcaacaacaaccaatgtTAATGGTAGATCATTCATCCAATAGTGATAACGAAGATGGTGCAACTgctaaagattttaaaattgatattcatttaaaaggtgaagatgaagatgatggtaGTGGTGATACAAGAGTTAAATATAATACAAGAAATAGTGGTACTTTAagaaatagtagtaataaaaCTCAAACTacagttttaaataatagtactaccagcagcaacaacatcaataacaacaacgacaaagaaatcaatattaCAACTTTAGGTGGTAGTACAAATTCAACtactaaatttttatattcaagTGTCGATCAATCAAATGGTTCAACCATTCGATATCCATATTCTCCTTCTTATTCGGATGcaactttttcaattttaagtGGTGttgtcattttattttcaataatttattctttattagTTGGTCCAAttgtaattatatttttttttaatatctataTTCTTTAGTATTTTAAtactaacttttttttttttttttttttttagcaaATTATGTTTGCATTTTTAGTATCAATTTTAGTATTTATATCATATATTTGTGCAAGTTTTGCAGCAAATAACAggatttatttatattcaatCACAGCTTTGGCAGTTGGATTAGGTTTAACTATTCCATCATTTTTTGCAGCAACAGGTGCAGTTGTTTTAGGTACTGGTAGAGATAAATCAACTTGGGATgtagaattatttaaatctgaTCAGTATGTATTTTTGTgtatatgaaaaattattttaattattattattatattctaatattattattatttaaatagagTTTTAATGGGATGGATGTGGCCAAAAGGTCAAATGGCAATTTTTGTAGATGAAAGTACAATTATTGGACCAGATTCATTTATTGGTAAATTATCAACAGAAATTCTTCAA
It encodes the following:
- a CDS encoding phosphoesterase, PA-phosphatase related-family protein, with the translated sequence MGVQQQSELPSQTSAKYFSLREDVSTESLSDIDSQTDINNTGNSGKDYSSPPRLSLWGWYTPSQYRGNSSGVTMKNLSASEDSISLSSLDHQQQPMLMVDHSSNSDNEDGATAKDFKIDIHLKGEDEDDGSGDTRVKYNTRNSGTLRNSSNKTQTTVLNNSTTSSNNINNNNDKEINITTLGGSTNSTTKFLYSSVDQSNGSTIRYPYSPSYSDATFSILSGVVILFSIIYSLLVGPIQIMFAFLVSILVFISYICASFAANNRIYLYSITALAVGLGLTIPSFFAATGAVVLGTGRDKSTWDVELFKSDQVLMGWMWPKGQMAIFVDESTIIGPDSFIGKLSTEILQLSYISYYIWGYFMEIYILYNLWRCHLSKDPQQQKMMPIWDQRLKMFICSWISTYFIVFSINLIFPAVSPRVYIGKTLNLYNNTLEGFGFAGFVRSRIDNAAKGSFGSFPSGHIATSFAIGLSSYKILPAYGFVSTIAAILIAIATMYLRYHYFVDFLAALPVTIFCLLYGGFYTPSDFKNVFVNCFYSIKSIFQNILSKFNNK